A stretch of the Aegilops tauschii subsp. strangulata cultivar AL8/78 chromosome 4, Aet v6.0, whole genome shotgun sequence genome encodes the following:
- the LOC109743647 gene encoding aldehyde oxidase GLOX-like has product MKPPALPIRGLVLVLALACAGIAPASGGGGGRWDVLQRSIGVSAMHMQLLHNDRVIIFDRTDFGQSNLSLPDGRCRRNPRERVLPVDCTAHSAEYDVASNTFRPLFVFTDTWCSSGTVAPDGTLVQTGGWNDGYRNVRAMRACDGGSCDWNETQDALAANRWYATNQILPDGRAFIVGGRRQFNYEFFPKADASDASAIALPFLVQTRDPEENNLYPFVHLNIDGNLFIFAKNRAVLLDYKKNKIVRTYPELAGGDPRNYPSSGSSVLLPLKPSPTEAEVLICGGAPAGSYNSTKEKTFFPALVTCGRIKITDASPAWVIERMSSPRVMGDMILLPNGAEVVIINGAMDGTAGWEAANTPAYAPVVYRPDHAPGDRFEEQSATDIARLYHSSAILLRDGRVLVGGSNPHIYYNFSNEQYPTELSLEAFSPEYLDSSNDALRPKITHPSPADPAVSVKYGDSMTLQFEVPAVAPRRRPRGGGDGDGGSLGLVSVTMVAPSFTTHSFGMNQRLLFLDVAGPTALHGAAGAYEASVVMPATAVLAPPGYYMVFVVNGHIPSEGVWVHIE; this is encoded by the coding sequence ATGAAGCCTCCCGCATTGCCCATCCGCGGCCTCGTTCTTGTCCTGGCCCTCGCCTGCGCCGGCATTGCACCGgcgagcggcggtggcggcgggcggTGGGACGTACTGCAGCGCAGCATCGGCGTGTCGGCGATGCACATGCAGCTCCTGCACAACGACCGCGTCATCATCTTCGACCGCACCGACTTCGGGCAGTCCAACCTCTCCCTCCCCGACGGCCGCTGCCGCCGCAACCCCAGGGAGCGCGTGCTCCCCGTCGACTGCACCGCGCACTCCGCCGAGTACGACGTCGCGTCCAACACCTTCCGCCCGCTCTTCGTCTTCACCGACACCTGGTGCTCCTCGGGCACCGTCGCGCCCGACGGCACCCTCGTCCAGACCGGCGGGTGGAACGACGGGTACCGCAACGTGCGCGCCATGCGCGCGTGCGACGGCGGCAGCTGCGACTGGAACGAGACGCAGGACGCGCTCGCCGCGAACCGGTGGTACGCCACCAACCAGATCCTCCCCGACGGCCGCGCCTTCATCGTCGGCGGCCGCAGGCAGTTCAACTACGAGTTCTTCCCCAAGGCCGATGCTTCCGACGCCTCGGCCATCGCATTGCCGTTCCTGGTTCAAACTAGGGACCCCGAGGAGAACAATCTGTATCCTTTCGTCCACCTGAACATCGACGGCAACCTTTTCATCTTTGCCAAGAACCGCGCCGTGCTTCTCGACTACAAGAAGAACAAGATCGTCCGGACGTACCCTGAGCTGGCCGGCGGCGACCCCAGGAACTACCCCAGCTCCGGCTCGTCGGTGCTGCTGCCCCTGAAGCCGTCGCCCACCGAGGCCGAGGTGCTGATCTGCGGCGGCGCGCCCGCGGGCTCCTACAACTCGACCAAGGAGAAGACCTTCTTCCCGGCGCTTGTGACCTGCGGGCGGATCAAGATCACGGACGCTTCACCGGCGTGGGTGATCGAGAGAATGTCGTCGCCGCGAGTGATGGGGGACATGATCCTGCTGCCAAACGGCGCCGAGGTGGTGATCATCAACGGCGCCATGGACGGCACCGCCGGGTGGGAGGCCGCCAACACCCCGGCCTACGCGCCCGTCGTGTACCGGCCGGACCACGCGCCCGGGGACCGGTTCGAGGAGCAGAGCGCGACCGACATCGCGCGGCTGTACCACTCGTCGGCGATCCTCCTCCGCGACGGCCGGGTGCTGGTCGGCGGGAGCAACCCGCACATCTACTACAACTTCAGCAACGAGCAGTACCCGACAGAGCTCAGCCTGGAGGCCTTCTCGCCGGAGTACCTCGACAGCTCCAACGACGCCCTTCGTCCAAAGATCACCCACCCCTCGCCGGCCGACCCGGCGGTGAGCGTGAAGTACGGTGACTCCATGACCCTGCAGTTCGAGGTGCCAGCGGTCGCGCCGAGAAGGAGACCgcgcggcgggggcgacggcgacggcggttcTCTCGGCCTCGTGTCGGTGACGATGGTGGCGCCGTCGTTCACGACGCACTCGTTCGGGATGAACCAGAGGCTGCTGTTCCTGGACGTGGCGGGGCCGACGGCGCTGCACGGCGCGGCGGGCGCGTACGAGGCGTCGGTGGTGATGCCGGCGACGGCCGTGCTGGCGCCGCCGGGGTACTACATGGTGTTCGTGGTGAACGGGCACATCCCCAGCGAGGGGGTGTGGGTCCACATAGAGTGA